From Hippoglossus stenolepis isolate QCI-W04-F060 chromosome 19, HSTE1.2, whole genome shotgun sequence, the proteins below share one genomic window:
- the znf438 gene encoding zinc finger protein 438, whose amino-acid sequence MKSLQFRSIAPKAPAVVPSPSPAVLSCQPPSALPEATTSSSPKSIIVPTQNYALMQIAGQDGTFSLVALPPSVSSQTPQQQQQQTQSVQKNLKLPIPRYQPVRSKGTTDKIKSPPPAAKMKTAAMAAVTLQTKVAVGGVSSVMNIKQESKHTKETLVPKEEPSEQVILIDPSSSDISVTALLPDNAVLYPSSQLERAPDGPERPATTGLIQNLQFPPIAVKSSLGKSLEESKTTLRLCQSKPTAPQPQSSITVLSPAIFSKAVQIIPSPPKGKLPILPYAKMKSALIPAAKLSNLSPEKKGFSCQTGHTSPIDPTPKTLEPAEALSNNHVSDCALQTQAKNTSMPVLGILQKPPGKKRGRKRKTMEDILAFEARKKRSLSFFRRRVPEKPPAVVQGSKQKEVDISKKYRSIRPKPLLVMETVPQLVSLPAIASDGQEQELILGHQFPTTTTTKALDCPPQPAPVALHLRAASHTRVFIGSRPLHRCPTCSRCFQFKHHLQSHINSHTNSRPYVCPVCRKAYAHSGSLSTHMKLHHTEVRPRRSLSCEFCEKAFGYVGVYFSHLKEVHKVVLTVEPSISHHEDDMSVEGAHSPDPSDEQDREDPVELQIKCGRCQAITPTFADMKMHLLYVHREEVKVRLNDGQSVRGCREAENELVKHAAHYWRQLNEKRNLVKCGNCDEEFISFSKLKRHIMSHHREREGEDSGTISSPDRGGGLGVLAAGAAFNCVLCSEVLDSKEEVMEHWRSCHHCEQPSLLWDALSSYSGQEECEADGDLDTPAPSPH is encoded by the exons ATGAAGAGCCTTCAGTTCCGGAGCATTGCCCCTAAGGCTCCGGCCGTGGtgccctccccctcccctgcGGTCCTGTCCTGCCAGCCTCCCTCTGCCCTCCCCGAAGCTACCACCAGCTCCAGCCCTAAGTCCATCATTGTACCCACCCAAAACTATGCACTGATGCAAATAGCAGGTCAGGATGGCACATTCTCCCTGGTGGCACTGCccccttctgtctcctctcagacaccacagcaacaacagcaacaaacccAGTCAGTTCAAAAGAACCTCAAACTGCCCATTCCCAGATACCAGCCGGTGAGGAGCAAGGGGACCACAGATAAGATAAaatcaccaccaccagctgcTAAGATGAAAACGGCTGCCATGGCTGCTGTTACATTGCAGACTAAGGTGGCGGTGGGTGGGGTATCATCAGTGATGAATATAAAACAGGAGTCCAAGCACACAAAGGAAACCCTAGTGCCCAAAGAGGAACCTTCAGAGCAGGTAATTCTGATTGACCCAAGCTCCTCTGACATCTCTGTCACAGCACTGCTCCCAGATAATGCTGTCCTGTATCCCAGCTCTCAATTGGAGCGAGCACCAGATGGCCCTGAACGACCTGCGACAACTGGTCTTATTCAGAACCTTCAGTTTCCTCCTATTGCTGTCAAAAGCTCACTGGGCAAATCCTTAGAGGAAAGTAAGACCACATTGAGGCTGTGCCAATCTAAACCAACTGCACCCCAGCCCCAGAGCAGCATCACTGTTCTGTCTCCAGCCATCTTCAGCAAAGCAGTCCAGATTATCCCGTCCCCACCTAAGGGTAAACTTCCTATTCTGCCATACGCTAAAATGAAGAGTGCCCTCATCCCAGCTGCCAAGCTCAGCAATTTGTCCCCTGAGAAGAAGGGTTTCTCTTGCCAGACAGGGCACACCAGCCCCATAGATCCTACACCCAAGACCCTAGAGCCAGCTGAAGCCTTGAGTAACAACCACGTGTCAGACTGTGCTCTACAGACCCAGGCAAAAAACACTTCCATGCCTGTGTTGGGGATCCTCCAGAAACCACCTGGCAAGAagcgagggaggaagagaaagacaatGGAAGACATCTTGGCATTTGAGGCCCGAAAGAAGAGGTCCTTGTCCTTCTTCCGTAGAAGGGTCCCCGAGAAACCTCCAGCAGTTGTTCAAGGCTCCAAACAAAAAGAGGTTGATATTTCAAAGAAGTACCGGAGCATCCGACCCAAGCCACTGTTGGTTATGGAAACAGTTCCCCAACTTGTTAGTTTGCCTGCAATTGCCTCAGATGGCCAGGAACAGGAGCTAATACTTGGTCACCAGTTTCCCACCACTACCACAACCAAGGCCCTTGACTGTCCTCCCCAACCAGCCCCAGTAGCCCTCCATCTAAGAGCTGCTTCCCATACTAGAGTGTTCATAGGCAGCCGTCCACTCCACCGTTGTCCTACTTGCAGCCGCTGTTTCCAGTTCAAGCACCACCTCCAGAGCCACATCAACAGTCACACCAACAGTCGACCCTATGTCTGTCCAGTATGTCGCAAAGCCTACGCTCACTCTGGCAGCTTGAGTACTCATATGAAGCTTCATCACACTGAGGTACGTCCTCGTCGGTCTCTGAGTTGTGAATTCTGTGAGAAGGCCTTTGGATATGTGGGGGTGTACTTCAGTCATCTCAAAGAGGTCCACAAGGTGGTACTGACTGTGGAGCCATCCATCAGCCACCATGAAGATGACATGTCTGTTGAGGG GGCCCACTCCCCAGATCCATCTGATGAGCAGGACCGTGAAGACCCTGTTGAGTTGCAGATCAAATGTGGTCGCTGTCAGGCGATCACTCCTACCTTTGCTGACATGAAGATGCACTTGCTTTATGTGCACAGAGAAGAGGTCAAGGTCCGACTCAATGATGGCCAATCAGTGCGGGGTTGCCGTGAGGCTGAGAATGAACTGGTAAAGCATGCTGCCCACTATTGGCGGCAGCTCAACGAGAAACGCAACCTGGTTAAGTGCGGCAACTGTGACGAAGAGTTTATCTCTTTCTCCAAACTTAAGAGGCACATCATGTCCCACCACCGTGAAAGAGAGGGCGAGGATAGTGGGACTATCTCATCAccagacagaggtggaggactTGGTGTCCTTGCAGCAGGTGCAGCCTTCAACTGTGTGCTCTGTAGCGAGGTGTTGGACAGTaaagaggaggtgatggagcaCTGGAGGAGTTGCCACCACTGTGAGCAACCTAGCCTGCTTTGGGATGCGCTGAGCTCCTACTCTGGCCAGGAAGAATGTGAGGCAGATGGGGATTTGGACACTCCTGCTCCAAGCCCACACTAA